The sequence TTTTGTGCTTTTGGTTTACGAGCGCGACTAAGAGATTGGGGTTTTACTCCTAAATAATAGGCAATTAAGTATTGTGGGATTCTTTGCACGAATTCCGGATATTGTTGAGAAAAAGCAGAATACCTCTCGTCGGCTTCAGTGATGTTTGTTTTTGCTATCCTTAATTGTGCTGTAATATAAGCGTTCTGAACTATTATCCTGAAATATTTATTAAGACTTAAAATAGTATCGCAAACAGCTTCAAAATTTTCCCGGCTTATAGCTAGAACTTCAGTAGACTCCAATGCCACCACGTTATAAATCGCTTTTCCACTTGAAAAAAAACTACATAAATCAGAAATCCAATTTCCTTCCAGTGCGAACTGCACAACACTTTTAGCACCATTGTCTTTTTCGATGTAGGAGTAACAAGAGCCTTTCAGAATAAAATAAATATAATTATTGCTGCGTCCCTCTTCAACGAGAAAGTCTTTTTTATCATAGCTTTTTACAAAAGTTAATTTTAATAAAGCCTCGAATTGTTCCGAACTAAGACTTTGTTTTATTGTATTTTCAATCTGAAGTTTTAATAAGTTCGGCATACTAAAATTAGAAAAGCGAAATATACGAAAATTTAAAAAATAGTATTTTTATATTTTGACAGAGTAAATTAATCTGAAAAAAAACAACTTCCGCATTTGATAACATATGTTATCGTCTTCCCGAATAACCGTTGTGTAATTTTGCCCTGCATTTTATTTATTTCTATTCATACTCTGAGAGGAGATGGGATTAACAACATTCATTCCCAGGCCCCTGCTGTAAAGATACATGCCTCTGGTTAGCTTCCATCAACTGTTTTTATGGTTCAGGTTTTTGTAGTTTAATTTCCTGATTTACTAAACAGCTGTAGTTAGGTAGCGACTTAGGTTTGGACATCTTCCAGTGACTAGATCATATATCAGAATTAAAATACCCTATCTTTATATCTACCTAAATAATTTTACTTGTATGATCGAACGAATAAAACAAATGTATTCTTTGAGTGATAAAAAGTGGAAGATTTATAGTGAGTTTTTTAAACCCGTTCAGGTGCCTGCCAAAACAATACTATTGAAAGAAGGCGAAGTAGCTCAGAAAGTGTTTTATATAGAGAAAGGGTGTATCAGAGTATGGTTTGAAAAAAACGGAAAAGATGTTACTTTTCAATTTTTCTTTGAAGATCAGCGTATCTCTTCCTCCGAGAGTTTCAAAAATAGAATTCCAAGTTTAGTTAGTATTGAAACACTAGAGCATTGCTCATTGTGGGTAATTAGTAAAAAGCATATGGATATTATTATTTCTGATGCGATGAAATCAAAACTTACAAGAGATAAGGTTTTTGATGCTTTACACGATAGAAATATACATTACATGAAGCACTCGCTTTCGTTCATAAAAGATAAACCCGAAGAACGTTACCATAATCTTATAAAGAATAACCCGCAAGTAATTCAGCGTATCCCTCAGCATTATATTGCCTCCTATTTAGGAGTATCGAGCGTACATCTTAGTCGCATAAAATCCAAATTAGCAAAGATGAAGCACTAGGTATTTTTAATAACATTTGTTATTGCATCGTGGCTTTCACCTCATGTAGCTTTGTTTTATAAAGTAAAGGACATGAAGACACAAGAGATCATTTATTGGATAACAACAGTGTTCTTCTCTTTATGGATGGTTAAGAATGCTTACGTTTATCTAGCAGCTGAACAAGCTAAAAAACTGTGCAAGCATTTCGGTTTGCCGAACTATCTGAGAGTAGAGTTAGGTAGTGCAAAACTTCCTTGTGTAATTATCTTGTTATTACCTATCATAAAAGCAAGCCTGAAAGAGTGGGCTTACGCCGGATTTGGCATTACTATGCTTTCAGGTTTTATAGCGCATCTGGAATCTGGAGGTCCATTGGAGCAGTCAGGATCTGCCTTGTTTGCTGGCCCTATTGCTAACTGCTTATTTCTGCTATCCTCCAATTAACAGCTCAACAGTTAATAATCTAAAATAGTTTAGAATGAGAAAGACCACAAACTGGATAATAGGTTCTATTACACTAGCGGTATCAATTTATTTATTTTCTCCAGGTTTAAGTCACTTAATTGACAACCCTACAGCATGGGAAATGCAGGCGCAGTTTATGTATGTAACAGGTATTTGTAGTATGACCCTGATGGTCGCAGCTATGTTATTGTCACTTCGGATCCCAAAAATAAATTCAATTTTCGGCGGGTTGGATAAATCATATGAGGTGCATAAATGGACAGGGATATTTACAACGGTGTTCGTTGTAATACATTGGCTTGGAGACAAAATACCGTTGCTAATGGTAAAACTGAATGTGGTACCAGATCCGGAGGCATTTATTGATATAAGGCAATACACGAAACCAGAAGTTCTACTTTATAAATCTGGTACACTTTTAGCTGAGGTACTTTTTTACGTTTTTATTTTTCTCATAACGGTTTCGCTTTCTAAAAAGATCTCCTATAATTTTTTTAGAAAAATGCATAAACTCATTCCCGGAGTATTTTTAATTTATGCCTATCACGGTGCTACTGCACCCCTAAAAGAACATTGGTACCGCGACCCAAAGATTTTTATTGTATTGGCAATTATTTCTGTTGGATGCGTTGCGGCTTTTATCTCGCTATTCAGATTAATTAGTAAATCACGTAAAACAATGGCTATAATCACTTCTATTGATCAGCATGAAACTAAAATTATGGATATTCGTATGCGAACAAGCACTAAGCGATTTAGTCACCAAGCGGGACAATATGCTTTTCTAAAATTCGAACATAGCGAGGAGCCACACCCTTTCTCTATTGCATCTTCTGCACATGCGAATGTGCTGCGCTTTGCCATTAAAGAGTTAGGGGATTTTACAAGCGATCTAAAAAATAAGATTGCCGTTGGTCAGTACGTGCAGCTTGAAGGTCCGTACGGTGAATTTAAATTTGAAGACGATTCCGAAGGGCAAGTGTGGATAGCCGGAGGCATTGGTATCACTCCTTTCTTAGCACGGTTAGAATATTTAGCAGAGAGTGGAGGCGCTAAAAAACCTGTTTATTTTTGGTATTGCACAAAAGGAGATTTAGACCAACAATTTCCAGCTTCATTAAAAGAGCTGTGCAACAAAGCAGGGGTAACCCTTTATCATCTGAATGAAAACAAGGGAGAGTTTTTTAAGACAGATATTTTAAAAATGAAATTTCAGCACCTGGAAAAGATGAGTGTTTGGTTCTGTGGCCCGGTTCGATTAAGATCAGTCATTGATAAAGGCTTAACGTTACTTGAATTTAATAGGCGAAATCTCCACTATGAGAGTTTTAGCATGCGTTAACTTAATTAACAGAAAAAATAAAAGCTGCAGTTATATTTTACAGAAGCGATATGCCAAATACATCGGAAATTTTCCTGAACCTGGTGCTGAAAATAAACAGAAAGTTCTTCTGGCAGTCGGATAAAGGGTGAAATGAAACTTCTGTTTTCTGAAATACTTCCCGAACTATTGCAGTGGCTGAAGATGGAAACTTAAGTCAGGAGCCAAAAATATTAGTTTGGGTAACATCGGAAAATTGTGGGTGGAAGGCTTTGATGCTAAAGGGGGGGTGTTACAAGGTAACTTTAAAGTTTAAATCCATCTTAAAATAAAAGTGTCTAAAATAGTAAAGGATAATTTTGTCCTTTAATATAAAATAATTATTTTTGTGCCCTAATACACTTAGAATGTTTTCAAAAGCTTGTGAATACGCCATTAGGGCTACAATTTATATCGCAGTTCAATCTAATCAGGATAACAGGGTAGGCCTAAAGGATATTTCTAAAGAAATAGATTCCCCTGAAGCATATACCGCAAAAATTTTACAACAGCTTTCCAAAAATAGCATCATTGATTCTGTTAAAGGCCCGAATGGTGGTTTTCAAATAGACAAAAAAGAAATGGAAAAAATAAAATTGAGTCAAATTGTTTCAGCAATTGATGGTGATGCAATTTACAGAGGCTGCGGATTGGGGTTTAAAAACTGTTCAGAAAAGAAGCCTTGCCCGGTACATGATAAATTCAAGGTAGTTCGCGACGAATTAAAAAAGATGCTTGAAAACACTTCTGTTTTAGAATTGTCGGTAGGTCTGACCAAAGGTTTAACATTTTTACACCGATAAAAAAAATTAAATTAATAAAGGATATAAAGATCTTAATATACTTAATTAAAAAATCATAAATTAAAAACCATGGACACTTCAAAACCGTCGCAAACCCAGACTAGTCAGTTAATTCAAAACAACTCAAACAGAAGCACATCAAAGTGGCTGGATGTGCAAGCCACCAAATTTGAAAGGGCACGTTTTTTTTGGATGCCTATATACATTACAGCGCAGAGCTGCCTGGCATCCATTGCTTGTGGTTTTATACTTCATAATTACGCCAATACCATTATGCTGTGCATCTGCGCATCTGTAGCAATGATGAGCAATGCTGTATTTATCGCTTTAGGTCCGCCAAAAATTTGCCTCACCATTGTTTATCTGAGCTTTATGGTAAATACAATTTTTATTCTCATTAATTTTTAAGAGCACTCGTGAATTCTACCGGTACCTTATAATCATTCATTGTAAGACAGCCACCCTTTAAGAAGTCAATAAAATGCGATACATGAAACGACATTTCACAATAATACTTATATGCTTATTTAATACTTCACTCTGCTTAAGCGCACAAGAGGTAAATACTATTCTTCATCCCGAAAAAACGCTCTTCTCATTTTATTTTATACTTATAGTATTACTAGTTGCGTTTTCCTTACCAGTTTGGTGTTTAGTGAAAAAATTCAATGCTTCATTTGCTCGGCATAGGGCATGGTCTAAACAAGATATACAAGGGAGATTTTCAAATTATCTCAGCGCCTTAAATTCCAAACAAATAGAGCAATTCCTAAAGATCAAGTACGCAAAAAATAAAAACTCAAATAAAACTACTCTCTCAATTGTATTCTTGCTGTTTTCTTGTTGCGGGCTCTCAGCGCAAAACACGACCAATACGAAAGAAGATCTTTCTGGTCAAACAGGTATACTAATTACCCTCTTACTTATTCTCATTCCAATTATTTTAGGTGTACTATTTGCGATTAACAGGGCGATTAGTGCATTTAAACATTACAGCAATGAGAATAAGCTGCAGGAAGCCAAACGATTTGCAGAACATCTCTCGCAACTAGAAGAGGATGAACTGGAAAATGTTCTTTTAAAACGCAAGGCCGCACTTGATTATGCGTTATCCAATGATGAACTATCCGGGAACCATGAAGCCGAAGACAGCATTGGAGTAATTCAAAATGCCAGCCCAGACCATGACGTGCATTTTACTGCTAAAAAAAAGAAGGCGATTCCGAGGCCAGGTCTCGACAAAGACATTACAGAATTAATTTTATGGTATTTAGGATGCGCTGCTTTCTGGTTAGCACTTGGAGGGACGATTGGTGAGTATGTAGGAATAAAATTTGTATCACCAGATGCCGATCACATCAGCTGGTTAAGTTTTGGAAGGTTAAGACCAGTTCATACCAACATGGTATTTTGGGGTTGGGCATCATTAGGTATTATTGGCCTCGGTTATTATGTAGTGCCAACTGTTAGCAATGCAAAAATACATAATATCAGATGGGGTTGGCATGCACTATGGCTAATTAATGCTATGGTAATTTTCGGAACCATCAGTTTAATGGCTGGGATTAACAATGGTGGCGGTGAGTTTAGAGAATATATCTGGCCAATAATGTTATTATTTGCGGTTGCTCTTATTCTCACGTTATTAAATTTTTTAAAAACGGTGGCCAACCGCACAACCAAAGAGATTTATATATCAAATTGGTACATCCTTTCATCTATTATTTTCACACTTATAATCGCACTAACAGCCTATTTGCCTTTTTGGCAAAATGGCATTAGCGAAACAATTATTCAGGGCTATTATATGCACTCGGGTGTTGGCATGTGGTTTACCTTATACACACTTGGATTGTTATATTATTTTATCCCCCAACAATTAAACCGTCCAATCTACGCCTATAGCTTGGGGATATTGGCATTCTGGACACAAATTTTGTTCTATACAATTATAGGAACGCACCATTTTGTGTTTAGTGCCATTCCATGGTGGTTACAAACAGTTGCTATTGTGGGGAGCGGGGGCATGATCATTCCTGTTGTGGCGGCTACAATTAACTACTTTTTTACATTTAAGGGGCAGTGGAAAAAAGTATCAAACAGCTACACGCTTCCATTCTTTTTTATAGCGGTTATGTATTATTTCGTTGTTTCTATGCAGGGTACTGCGGAGGCCTTTAAGTTTACAAATCTCTTATGGCACTTCACCGATTTTACTGTGGGACATTCTCACCTTGGTTTTTATGGTATAATCACATTCGCCATTTGGGGTGGCACCTATACAATTGTACCTAGATTAACAGGCATTGAGCCACAACAGTATACTGTAGGCGCTCACTTTTGGCTGGCTTTTATTGGCTTATTGTTCTACGCGATTCCTCTATCAATTGGCGGTACCCTTAAAGGCATGATTTGGATGGAGGGCAAGCCGTTTATTGATAGTGTAATTATGATGTTTGACTATTGGCTATGGAGGGCCATTGGCGGTAGTTTAATGTTTTTATCTCACTTTGTGTTCGCTTATAATTTCTACAAAATGACCCGAAAACCACTTGTGGAAATTGATATTAAAGAAGAAGCCATCAGACACTTAACATCAAGTATTGGAAATTAACAAAGCAGCATGAATATATTTAGCGATCATAAAAAATTATATACCACGGCTGGTGCTTTGTTTTTGGGACTAACCTTCTTTACCGCAATTATGCCTGCTCTGCAGAATCAAAAAAACACTGAACCGCTACCCGAATCAAAACCCTTGAGCGGAGATGCCCTGGCGGGTAAAATGATATACATATCTGAAGGTTGCGTTGCCTGTCATTCACAACAAGTGAGAAATGTAGAGATGGATAAAGTATTCGGTTCAAGACCCGGTATGGCTGCCGATTATGCAAATATTGAAAGAACAAGTTTTTGGCAAAACACTGCAACCCTTATGGGTACGGAAAGAACGGGACCTGATTTAACAGATGTTGGAAACAGGCAGCCAAGTATGGATTGGAACTTAATGCACTTGTTTAATCCAAGAACAGTTGTTAAACAATCTATCATGCCTTCCTACGAATGGTTGTTCGAGTCTAAACGACACCCGGCTAAAACAGATGTTGTTGTGAATGTGCCTTCTGAATTTCTGAAGGGAATTAATGGTAAAGTGGTTGCAAAAAAAGAGGCCTTACAATTAGTCGCTTATATACAATCTTTAAAACAAATTCCCTTACCTGATGGTGCTAAAGCACCAGGTTTCTTATATAAAAGACAGGTTAAACAATCTATAACCCGTAATGCAAAAACCGATCTGGATGGACAAGCCCTTTATATTGCAAATTGCCAAAGTTGCCATCAGGCAAATGGTGAAGGTCTTAAGGGCGCATTCCCGTCCCTAAAGGGAAGCCCTATTGTAAACGGAGAAAATCTGGAGTTATATGTCGATATTATTATGAATGGCTATGATGCGCGGGCGGAGTATGGAGTGATGTCGGCAGTAGGTACAAATATGGAATTTACCGAACAGGATGTTGCGGCAATTATTAATTATGAAAGAACCAGTTGGGGAAACACAGGTAAAAAGGTAAAGCCCGAAGAAATAAAAAAAATAATGGATTTTATTAAAATTAAAGCAACAGCGGCAAAATGAAGAAAATAGGTGTACTACTAATTATATTTCTGCAAACAGTTGCCATGGCTTGTCCTGTATGCGAAAGACAACAGCCGAAAGTTTTACGGGGCATTTTACATGGCACCGGGCCTGATACCAGCTGGGATTATGTTATCGTTTGGACAGTTGTTTTTATAGCAGTAGCAACACTTTTTTTTTTCTATAAAGTGGCTTATTAAACCAGGCGAAAAAAACAAATCACACATTAAGTATTTTATTTTAAACAACGACTAAAATGAACGCCAACAGCAAAGTCATCATATTCTTAGACGAAGAAATGATCCCATCTGGAGAGTTTGAAGCCCCTATTAATTTTGAACTTGACACCCGCAAGTTGGTTGATGGAGCGCATAAACTTAAAATTGTAAGTAAGGATCCACTGGGTAAAGAAGGCATCCGCCTCATTCCATTTGTTGTTCGCAACGGCCCTGCAATTGCCGTTGAAGGTATTTCAGAAAACGAAGTAGTAGATGGTGTTTTACCAATTATGATAAATGCTTATGGTAAAGGTGATCAAAAACGTTTTTTGATTGAAGGTAGTGAAACTCCCCAAAGCATCCCTGCCTGGCTTTGGGCTTTAGTGATTGGCTATGTTGGATGGGTAATTTATTACGTAGTAACCGCTTTAAATACATTTCTATAATGAAAGAAATAATAACCATTGAGGACATAAAATTATTGGTGGATGCGTTTTACACAAAAGTAAAAACCGACAGTTTATTGGCACCAGTTTTTAATGATAAAATTCAAGACAGATGGCCTATTCATTTAGAGAAGATGTATCGCTTCTGGCAGACCGTTTTATTAAATCAACATACCTATAACGGCAGTCCGTTTGTTCCTCATGCTAAACTTCCTGTAACACAC is a genomic window of Sphingobacteriaceae bacterium containing:
- a CDS encoding globin; translation: MKEIITIEDIKLLVDAFYTKVKTDSLLAPVFNDKIQDRWPIHLEKMYRFWQTVLLNQHTYNGSPFVPHAKLPVTHHHFDRWLLLFYETIDENFSGEKAAEAKWRAEKMAEMFYHKIEYYKNNTDKLIL
- a CDS encoding DoxX-like family protein; amino-acid sequence: MKTQEIIYWITTVFFSLWMVKNAYVYLAAEQAKKLCKHFGLPNYLRVELGSAKLPCVIILLLPIIKASLKEWAYAGFGITMLSGFIAHLESGGPLEQSGSALFAGPIANCLFLLSSN
- a CDS encoding cytochrome-c oxidase; the encoded protein is MNIFSDHKKLYTTAGALFLGLTFFTAIMPALQNQKNTEPLPESKPLSGDALAGKMIYISEGCVACHSQQVRNVEMDKVFGSRPGMAADYANIERTSFWQNTATLMGTERTGPDLTDVGNRQPSMDWNLMHLFNPRTVVKQSIMPSYEWLFESKRHPAKTDVVVNVPSEFLKGINGKVVAKKEALQLVAYIQSLKQIPLPDGAKAPGFLYKRQVKQSITRNAKTDLDGQALYIANCQSCHQANGEGLKGAFPSLKGSPIVNGENLELYVDIIMNGYDARAEYGVMSAVGTNMEFTEQDVAAIINYERTSWGNTGKKVKPEEIKKIMDFIKIKATAAK
- a CDS encoding cyclic nucleotide-binding protein, translated to MPNLLKLQIENTIKQSLSSEQFEALLKLTFVKSYDKKDFLVEEGRSNNYIYFILKGSCYSYIEKDNGAKSVVQFALEGNWISDLCSFFSSGKAIYNVVALESTEVLAISRENFEAVCDTILSLNKYFRIIVQNAYITAQLRIAKTNITEADERYSAFSQQYPEFVQRIPQYLIAYYLGVKPQSLSRARKPKAQKK
- a CDS encoding cytochrome oxidase subunit I — translated: MKRHFTIILICLFNTSLCLSAQEVNTILHPEKTLFSFYFILIVLLVAFSLPVWCLVKKFNASFARHRAWSKQDIQGRFSNYLSALNSKQIEQFLKIKYAKNKNSNKTTLSIVFLLFSCCGLSAQNTTNTKEDLSGQTGILITLLLILIPIILGVLFAINRAISAFKHYSNENKLQEAKRFAEHLSQLEEDELENVLLKRKAALDYALSNDELSGNHEAEDSIGVIQNASPDHDVHFTAKKKKAIPRPGLDKDITELILWYLGCAAFWLALGGTIGEYVGIKFVSPDADHISWLSFGRLRPVHTNMVFWGWASLGIIGLGYYVVPTVSNAKIHNIRWGWHALWLINAMVIFGTISLMAGINNGGGEFREYIWPIMLLFAVALILTLLNFLKTVANRTTKEIYISNWYILSSIIFTLIIALTAYLPFWQNGISETIIQGYYMHSGVGMWFTLYTLGLLYYFIPQQLNRPIYAYSLGILAFWTQILFYTIIGTHHFVFSAIPWWLQTVAIVGSGGMIIPVVAATINYFFTFKGQWKKVSNSYTLPFFFIAVMYYFVVSMQGTAEAFKFTNLLWHFTDFTVGHSHLGFYGIITFAIWGGTYTIVPRLTGIEPQQYTVGAHFWLAFIGLLFYAIPLSIGGTLKGMIWMEGKPFIDSVIMMFDYWLWRAIGGSLMFLSHFVFAYNFYKMTRKPLVEIDIKEEAIRHLTSSIGN
- a CDS encoding iron reductase, coding for MRKTTNWIIGSITLAVSIYLFSPGLSHLIDNPTAWEMQAQFMYVTGICSMTLMVAAMLLSLRIPKINSIFGGLDKSYEVHKWTGIFTTVFVVIHWLGDKIPLLMVKLNVVPDPEAFIDIRQYTKPEVLLYKSGTLLAEVLFYVFIFLITVSLSKKISYNFFRKMHKLIPGVFLIYAYHGATAPLKEHWYRDPKIFIVLAIISVGCVAAFISLFRLISKSRKTMAIITSIDQHETKIMDIRMRTSTKRFSHQAGQYAFLKFEHSEEPHPFSIASSAHANVLRFAIKELGDFTSDLKNKIAVGQYVQLEGPYGEFKFEDDSEGQVWIAGGIGITPFLARLEYLAESGGAKKPVYFWYCTKGDLDQQFPASLKELCNKAGVTLYHLNENKGEFFKTDILKMKFQHLEKMSVWFCGPVRLRSVIDKGLTLLEFNRRNLHYESFSMR
- a CDS encoding cyclic nucleotide-binding protein; amino-acid sequence: MIERIKQMYSLSDKKWKIYSEFFKPVQVPAKTILLKEGEVAQKVFYIEKGCIRVWFEKNGKDVTFQFFFEDQRISSSESFKNRIPSLVSIETLEHCSLWVISKKHMDIIISDAMKSKLTRDKVFDALHDRNIHYMKHSLSFIKDKPEERYHNLIKNNPQVIQRIPQHYIASYLGVSSVHLSRIKSKLAKMKH
- a CDS encoding transcriptional regulator — translated: MFSKACEYAIRATIYIAVQSNQDNRVGLKDISKEIDSPEAYTAKILQQLSKNSIIDSVKGPNGGFQIDKKEMEKIKLSQIVSAIDGDAIYRGCGLGFKNCSEKKPCPVHDKFKVVRDELKKMLENTSVLELSVGLTKGLTFLHR
- a CDS encoding cytochrome C, with product MNANSKVIIFLDEEMIPSGEFEAPINFELDTRKLVDGAHKLKIVSKDPLGKEGIRLIPFVVRNGPAIAVEGISENEVVDGVLPIMINAYGKGDQKRFLIEGSETPQSIPAWLWALVIGYVGWVIYYVVTALNTFL